Proteins found in one Paenibacillus sp. FSL R10-2782 genomic segment:
- a CDS encoding histidine kinase, with translation MPTRVVRWFRALTAPYRRSIQLKLILTMIVLSVLPVIAVTVLAAEKSRASMETEVVETNMSNMKWTGIYVSDQLDRLNHLIYSIQISPDLSDYLNEREPGNLSSQFNAQRKMLNTLANVYYSAGSHVIGIQLYLKQPQTLFTFNGMQNDITTVNGIPSQYAEMWKANKDYSIRTSHADPERFILTRSIRRFEDRKQTGAISLDVLWSQFDQTLGLLGQGDQQQVFITDSDGKVMYPSQVHQSPPAEVLTALRDVRPGPGMIKTAGNYVFYNDLDVVGLRLVKIVPTSSINHSAFSTMLYGIIIGGISILVSICIAVFIAWRTARPIVHLARSVQELDMIKGPAGEPSTRPDEIGMLERSLHGMAGRIREHIQTEYSINLQKKTAELKALQAQIHPHFLQNTLQMIGSMVFSQKPEDTYEVIRSLSEMFRYVVREPQDMASLRAEIDHVGHYMRIQQRRFPRRLVFQVETDEQVLDVRLPKLSLQPLLENAFQHGLDRKAGAWWVGIRVEIMEEDLCITVCDNGSGMTHDRLEEVRARLENSSEEPIWAQGSHIGLSNVASRIRMNFGVNYGVTIDSKPGIGTRVTIRVPFISAGEGNG, from the coding sequence ATGCCAACCCGAGTAGTCCGCTGGTTTCGGGCGCTGACAGCCCCCTATCGACGCAGCATTCAGCTCAAGCTGATTCTGACGATGATCGTCCTTTCTGTGTTGCCGGTCATCGCCGTTACGGTGCTGGCTGCGGAAAAAAGCAGAGCGTCGATGGAAACCGAAGTGGTGGAGACGAATATGTCCAATATGAAATGGACGGGAATCTATGTCAGTGACCAGTTAGATCGTCTGAACCACCTGATTTACAGCATTCAGATCAGCCCCGATCTGAGCGATTATTTGAATGAGCGTGAGCCGGGCAATCTTTCCAGCCAATTTAATGCACAGCGGAAAATGCTCAATACGCTGGCGAATGTATATTATTCGGCCGGGAGCCATGTGATCGGCATCCAGCTCTATTTGAAGCAGCCGCAAACGCTGTTTACTTTCAATGGTATGCAAAATGACATTACGACGGTGAACGGTATACCCTCTCAGTATGCTGAGATGTGGAAAGCGAATAAGGATTATTCGATTCGCACAAGCCACGCTGACCCGGAACGATTTATACTGACGCGCAGTATTCGGCGTTTTGAAGATCGGAAGCAGACGGGAGCTATTTCGCTGGATGTACTGTGGTCCCAATTCGATCAGACGCTGGGTTTGCTGGGTCAGGGGGACCAGCAGCAGGTTTTTATTACAGATTCGGATGGAAAGGTGATGTATCCGTCGCAGGTCCACCAGTCGCCTCCTGCGGAGGTATTAACAGCACTGCGTGATGTTCGGCCGGGTCCGGGAATGATCAAGACTGCTGGTAATTATGTGTTTTATAATGATTTGGATGTGGTAGGGCTGCGGCTAGTCAAAATCGTACCTACTTCCTCCATTAACCATAGCGCTTTTTCGACCATGCTGTACGGGATTATTATAGGCGGGATTTCCATATTGGTTTCGATCTGCATTGCTGTTTTCATCGCATGGCGTACAGCACGCCCGATTGTTCATTTGGCCCGTTCGGTGCAGGAACTGGATATGATCAAGGGACCTGCTGGAGAACCCAGTACACGCCCGGATGAGATTGGAATGCTGGAAAGAAGTTTGCATGGCATGGCAGGACGAATCCGCGAGCATATCCAGACGGAATACAGTATAAATTTACAAAAAAAGACGGCTGAGCTAAAAGCGCTTCAGGCGCAGATTCATCCCCATTTTCTGCAAAATACGCTGCAAATGATTGGTAGCATGGTATTTTCTCAAAAGCCGGAGGACACGTATGAGGTCATTCGGTCGCTGAGTGAGATGTTCCGCTACGTGGTACGGGAGCCGCAGGATATGGCCTCTTTACGTGCGGAAATTGACCATGTAGGCCATTATATGCGCATCCAGCAGCGACGGTTTCCGCGACGACTGGTGTTTCAGGTGGAGACGGATGAACAGGTGCTGGATGTTCGTCTGCCCAAGCTGTCGCTTCAGCCATTGCTGGAAAATGCGTTTCAGCACGGACTGGACCGTAAGGCGGGAGCATGGTGGGTGGGAATCCGAGTAGAGATTATGGAAGAAGACCTATGCATTACAGTCTGCGATAATGGTAGCGGCATGACTCACGACAGGCTGGAAGAAGTAAGGGCACGACTGGAAAATTCATCAGAGGAGCCGATCTGGGCGCAGGGCAGTCATATCGGATTAAGCAATGTGGCTTCACGCATAAGGATGAATTTTGGAGTGAATTACGGGGTGACAATAGACAGTAAGCCGGGAATCGGTACACGTGTCACCATTCGCGTTCCATTCATATCAGCAGGGGAGGGAAATGGATGA
- a CDS encoding beta-galactosidase — MKKLLYGVAYYDEYMPYDRLDQDIQMMKDAGINVVRIAESTWSTHEPQNGVFDFTSVDRVLDAMHKAGIEVIVGTPTYAVPTWLVKEHPDVLATTPQGPGKYGARQIMDITNPVYLFHAERIIRKLIGRVSQHPAVIGFQTDNETKHYNTSGPNVQLRFVKHLREQFESLEELNRKFGLDYWSNRINSWEDFPSVVGTINGSLGAAFSQFQRKLVTDFLAWQVALVNEYKREDQFVTQNFDFEWRGYSFGIQPDVDHFAASQAFDVTGVDIYHPTQDDLTGIEISFGGDVARSTKNNNYLVLETEAQAFTHWVPYPGQLRLQAFSHLASGANMVAYWHWHSIHNSFETYWKGLLSHDFEPNPVYEEAQTIGKDFARLSPHLVNLKKKNKTAILVSNEALTSINWFKFNMNSPLNYNDIVRRLYDELYKLNIGTDIVHPGTESFDGYDLLIVPVLYSAPNALLEKLNRYVENGGHVVYTFRSGFTDEHVQVRTSRQPGVISEACGIHYSLFVEPKNVTLKDNPFEVTAEENQVDTWMELITPTTAEVLAYYDHPHWGKYAAITQNRYGQGTATYIGCVVSSAVIRELFRSVAKQAGVWGVDQEASYPIIVKSGTNELGRTVRYYFNYSEQAGSVVYPHGGGKELIGQQTVAQGQTLQLEPWSVIIIEEA, encoded by the coding sequence ATGAAAAAGCTGCTGTATGGCGTTGCTTATTATGATGAATATATGCCTTATGACCGTCTGGACCAAGATATTCAAATGATGAAGGATGCGGGCATCAACGTGGTTCGAATTGCCGAATCCACCTGGAGTACGCATGAACCGCAAAACGGAGTATTTGATTTCACCTCGGTAGACCGGGTGCTGGATGCAATGCATAAGGCGGGTATTGAGGTCATTGTAGGCACGCCAACCTATGCTGTACCGACATGGCTGGTCAAGGAGCATCCTGACGTATTGGCGACAACACCACAGGGCCCGGGTAAATACGGGGCCCGTCAGATTATGGACATTACGAACCCGGTGTACCTGTTCCATGCTGAACGAATTATACGCAAGCTGATTGGACGGGTAAGCCAGCATCCGGCGGTGATCGGTTTTCAGACAGATAACGAAACGAAGCATTACAATACAAGCGGGCCGAATGTGCAATTGCGATTCGTTAAGCATTTGCGTGAGCAGTTTGAATCACTGGAAGAGCTGAACCGCAAATTCGGCCTTGATTACTGGAGCAATCGGATCAATAGCTGGGAGGACTTCCCTTCGGTGGTCGGGACGATTAATGGAAGTCTGGGCGCAGCCTTTTCCCAATTCCAGCGCAAGCTGGTCACGGATTTCCTAGCCTGGCAGGTTGCGCTCGTGAATGAATACAAGCGGGAAGACCAGTTTGTTACGCAAAACTTTGATTTTGAGTGGAGAGGCTATTCGTTCGGCATTCAGCCGGATGTGGATCATTTTGCGGCGTCTCAGGCATTTGATGTGACGGGGGTGGATATTTACCATCCAACACAGGATGATTTGACCGGGATTGAAATTTCCTTCGGTGGTGATGTGGCGCGCTCCACGAAGAATAATAATTATTTGGTGCTGGAAACGGAAGCGCAGGCTTTTACCCATTGGGTTCCTTATCCGGGACAATTGCGACTGCAAGCGTTCAGTCATCTGGCTTCCGGGGCCAATATGGTGGCCTACTGGCATTGGCATTCCATCCATAATTCCTTCGAAACCTACTGGAAGGGTCTGCTGAGTCATGATTTTGAACCCAATCCTGTCTATGAGGAAGCACAGACGATTGGGAAGGATTTTGCAAGATTATCCCCTCATCTGGTGAACCTGAAAAAGAAAAACAAGACAGCGATCCTCGTCAGTAACGAAGCGTTAACGTCGATTAACTGGTTCAAGTTCAATATGAACAGTCCACTGAATTACAATGACATTGTACGTCGCTTGTATGACGAGCTGTATAAGCTGAATATCGGTACGGACATCGTTCATCCAGGTACGGAGTCATTTGACGGCTATGATCTCTTGATCGTACCCGTTCTCTATTCTGCACCGAATGCATTACTGGAAAAGCTGAACCGTTATGTGGAAAACGGCGGTCATGTGGTATACACGTTCCGAAGCGGGTTTACCGATGAGCATGTGCAGGTGAGAACCTCCCGGCAGCCGGGCGTGATTAGCGAAGCTTGCGGCATTCATTACAGTCTGTTCGTGGAGCCGAAAAATGTAACGCTCAAGGATAATCCTTTTGAAGTGACAGCAGAGGAGAATCAGGTGGATACGTGGATGGAGCTGATTACACCGACAACTGCCGAGGTGTTGGCCTATTACGACCATCCGCATTGGGGCAAATATGCCGCAATTACACAAAACCGTTATGGTCAAGGAACGGCGACCTACATCGGCTGTGTCGTAAGCTCGGCGGTCATTCGTGAGCTATTCCGTTCTGTTGCGAAGCAGGCGGGAGTGTGGGGAGTGGACCAGGAAGCGTCGTATCCGATCATTGTTAAATCCGGTACAAATGAGCTGGGACGGACGGTTCGGTATTATTTTAACTATTCCGAACAAGCAGGCTCAGTTGTGTATCCGCATGGAGGCGGCAAGGAGCTGATCGGACAGCAGACAGTTGCTCAAGGACAAACGCTTCAATTAGAGCCTTGGAGTGTTATAATTATCGAAGAAGCGTAA
- a CDS encoding SNF2 helicase associated domain-containing protein: MSFELTRRVIRQLCSQAAYDDGDAYYRAKRVAFTQIDHDDGVYEATIKGSRFYAVAAMIRPNGSIRAECTCSTFQTTGRYCKHIAAVLINVHEMLSGKSMSVRSYASRLHSGMTQDSVQGTEADGIYTATAAQYDHARAARFSGITQSDLQLTDSMLKLFSSKKPLRSTPTLLDTRAILDFQFVIRPFAYGYQKYVFGIEMKAGPKRLYIVQKIRPFLDSIDRGDSYMFTRNFSYEPQLYRFRLEHDAILQQLVQVRRNESMIRETSGTYSSSGSHMSGERMLLIPPAAWEKLFPLLAAAQGIQFEIHGNTTEGIPQSDNMLPLQFEFDKAEADTEGYQLSIQGLDDLTIMEDYGIVIAEGKLVKQKNDPLQRLSELKRMVEVHHKRKIQIAPEQMESFMDKVVPGLMKLGRVHMTRSVSERVTQQPLKAKLYLDRVRDKLLAGLEFQYGEIIMNPLEIDERKPDNERILIRDGEQEQQILDLMEHSSFAKTDSGYVMEDEDAEYDFLYHTVPQLEKLVEVYATGAVKSKINNTLPTPKVRVELDERTDWLEFKFDIEGIPESEIRQLLKSLEEKRRYHRLPNGALLPLETEEYMELIRFMNETGIRKSDLDAAQIRIPVTQGLYLIDPHDQGKNLTLGKTFRQLLENIRNPDHLDFPVPDTLAPILRDYQVYGFQWLKTLAHYRFGGILADDMGLGKTLQSIAFLVSVLPEIRKQQLPAIIVSPASLVYNWRNELEKFAPHIRVAIADGNADERSRIIRDAARYDVIITSYPLLRRDADLYGKLSFHTLILDEAQAFKNHATQTAQAVKDVTARYRFALTGTPVENTLEELWSIFDVVFPELFPGGKRAFHNLTRNVIAKRVRPFLLRRLKSDVLKELPEKIESVQVSRLLPDQKKLYTAYLAKLQHETLKHLNEEGFQKNRIKILAGLTRLRQLCCHPGLFIEGYTGSSAKFEQLLEIITECLSSGKRMLIFSQFTTMLRLIGRELAQEGVPYFYLDGQTPASERVELCSRFNEGERDLFLISLKAGGTGLNLTGADTVILYDLWWNPAVEEQAANRAHRMGQKKVVQVIRLVAQGTVEDKMYELQQKKKNLIDQVIQPGQETISALTELEIRELLMI, translated from the coding sequence ATGAGCTTTGAACTTACCCGGCGGGTCATTAGACAGCTATGCAGTCAAGCCGCTTATGACGACGGGGACGCCTATTATCGGGCCAAAAGAGTGGCCTTCACGCAAATAGATCATGATGATGGTGTGTATGAGGCTACGATCAAAGGAAGTCGCTTCTATGCGGTTGCCGCTATGATCCGCCCCAACGGCAGTATCCGCGCGGAATGCACCTGTAGCACATTTCAGACCACTGGACGGTATTGTAAGCATATTGCCGCTGTTCTTATTAACGTCCATGAAATGCTGAGCGGAAAAAGTATGTCTGTGCGTTCTTATGCTTCCAGACTCCATTCGGGCATGACCCAGGATTCAGTACAAGGAACTGAAGCAGACGGAATCTATACCGCTACCGCTGCTCAGTATGATCACGCCCGGGCGGCACGATTCTCCGGTATCACGCAGAGCGACCTCCAGCTGACCGACAGTATGCTAAAGCTATTCAGCAGCAAGAAGCCGCTTCGCAGCACCCCTACCCTGCTGGATACCCGCGCTATTCTGGATTTTCAGTTTGTGATTCGTCCCTTTGCCTATGGTTACCAGAAGTACGTGTTTGGTATAGAGATGAAAGCAGGACCCAAACGATTGTATATCGTTCAGAAAATACGACCTTTTCTCGACAGCATTGATCGTGGTGACAGCTACATGTTTACAAGAAACTTTTCATACGAGCCTCAGTTGTACCGATTTAGACTCGAACATGACGCCATTCTTCAGCAGTTGGTTCAGGTTCGCCGTAATGAGAGCATGATCCGAGAAACCTCGGGTACGTATTCATCCTCTGGCAGCCATATGAGTGGAGAACGGATGCTGCTCATTCCACCCGCGGCTTGGGAAAAGCTGTTCCCCTTGCTGGCAGCAGCACAGGGAATCCAATTTGAAATTCACGGAAACACAACCGAGGGCATTCCTCAGTCGGACAACATGCTGCCGCTGCAATTCGAATTCGATAAAGCCGAGGCTGACACCGAAGGCTACCAGCTAAGCATTCAAGGACTGGATGATCTAACCATTATGGAGGACTACGGCATCGTCATTGCCGAGGGCAAGCTCGTAAAGCAAAAGAATGATCCGCTGCAACGTCTGTCCGAGCTAAAACGGATGGTCGAAGTCCATCATAAGCGGAAGATTCAGATTGCGCCGGAACAGATGGAGTCCTTTATGGACAAGGTTGTTCCCGGGCTGATGAAGCTTGGACGTGTCCATATGACACGTTCTGTCTCTGAGCGGGTCACACAGCAGCCATTGAAGGCGAAGCTATATCTGGATCGGGTAAGAGACAAGCTGCTGGCTGGACTAGAGTTCCAATACGGGGAGATCATCATGAACCCACTGGAGATCGACGAACGAAAACCTGACAACGAGCGCATTCTGATACGGGATGGAGAGCAGGAACAGCAGATTTTGGATCTGATGGAGCATAGCTCCTTCGCCAAGACAGACAGTGGATATGTTATGGAAGATGAGGATGCGGAATATGATTTTTTGTATCATACGGTGCCACAGCTGGAAAAGCTGGTAGAGGTATATGCCACAGGTGCTGTTAAATCGAAAATAAACAATACCCTGCCCACCCCGAAGGTACGAGTAGAGCTGGACGAACGCACCGATTGGCTTGAATTTAAATTTGATATCGAAGGCATTCCGGAATCCGAAATCCGCCAGCTGCTAAAATCATTGGAGGAAAAGCGAAGATATCACCGCTTGCCGAATGGCGCTTTGCTGCCGCTGGAAACAGAGGAATACATGGAACTGATCCGGTTCATGAACGAAACGGGAATTCGCAAAAGCGACCTGGATGCCGCACAAATTCGCATACCCGTTACGCAAGGACTGTATTTAATAGATCCCCATGATCAAGGGAAGAACCTGACGCTGGGTAAAACGTTTCGCCAACTGCTGGAGAATATACGCAATCCCGATCATCTCGACTTTCCAGTACCCGACACACTAGCACCGATCCTGAGGGATTATCAGGTTTACGGCTTTCAATGGCTCAAGACGCTGGCGCATTACCGTTTCGGGGGCATTTTGGCAGATGATATGGGACTGGGCAAAACGCTGCAAAGCATCGCCTTCCTCGTCTCTGTACTGCCGGAAATCCGTAAGCAGCAGCTTCCAGCCATCATCGTGTCTCCTGCGTCACTGGTGTACAACTGGCGGAATGAGCTGGAGAAGTTTGCACCCCATATCCGCGTCGCCATTGCAGACGGTAACGCGGATGAGCGTAGTCGAATCATTAGGGACGCAGCGCGGTATGATGTCATCATCACCTCCTATCCTCTGCTGCGTCGGGATGCAGACTTGTACGGCAAGCTATCGTTCCACACGCTGATTCTGGACGAGGCGCAGGCATTCAAGAACCATGCCACCCAAACGGCACAGGCTGTGAAGGATGTAACAGCCCGTTACCGTTTTGCCCTTACCGGAACACCGGTGGAAAATACACTGGAGGAGCTATGGTCCATCTTCGATGTTGTATTTCCCGAGCTATTTCCCGGTGGAAAAAGAGCATTTCACAATCTCACCCGGAATGTGATCGCCAAGCGGGTACGGCCGTTTCTGCTGCGCCGCCTCAAGAGCGACGTCCTGAAGGAGCTACCTGAAAAAATCGAATCCGTTCAGGTGTCGCGGCTCCTGCCGGATCAGAAGAAGCTGTATACGGCCTATCTGGCCAAGCTCCAGCATGAGACATTAAAGCATCTGAATGAGGAAGGCTTCCAGAAAAACAGGATCAAGATCCTTGCGGGGCTGACCCGGCTTCGCCAGCTTTGTTGTCATCCGGGCTTGTTCATCGAGGGCTACACCGGAAGCTCAGCCAAGTTTGAGCAGTTGCTTGAGATCATTACGGAATGCCTTAGTTCGGGCAAGCGGATGCTCATCTTTTCACAATTCACGACGATGCTTCGATTGATCGGACGCGAGTTGGCTCAGGAAGGAGTGCCCTACTTTTATCTGGACGGGCAGACTCCCGCTTCGGAACGTGTGGAGTTGTGCAGCCGTTTTAATGAAGGAGAACGCGATCTGTTCCTGATTTCGCTGAAAGCAGGAGGAACCGGCCTGAATCTCACTGGAGCAGATACCGTCATTTTGTATGATCTGTGGTGGAATCCTGCTGTAGAGGAGCAGGCTGCCAATCGCGCCCACCGGATGGGCCAGAAAAAAGTCGTGCAGGTAATTCGTCTCGTCGCACAAGGTACCGTAGAGGACAAGATGTATGAATTACAGCAAAAAAAGAAAAATCTCATCGACCAGGTTATCCAGCCGGGACAAGAAACCATTTCGGCACTAACTGAGCTGGAGATTCGTGAACTGTTAATGATCTAG
- a CDS encoding site-2 protease family protein, giving the protein MQEEDKKANSKSGSSKWYLGSAAALLLLKGKSLLALLKFGKFGGALISMATTIGFYALLYPWGFAVGFVLLLFVHELGHVWAAKRKGLPVSAPLFIPFLGALITMKRHPLDAQTEAYVAMGGPLLGTVGAMAVYAGAYATDSPLLYALAYVGFFLNLLNLLPIHPLDGGRISTAVTRWLWLVGLVGGIVVIVYLKSLLFFLIWALFAYDLYKKYVKRNKGEVKVLSSLQKPLVNVQHLYEQGYPLPGPEHTRRLSFNTYSDLEGQQYVTVYMESLDVEQTLLLPQQCLVQDVRLNGVEHIPTPDAYQLKLLCEIDYLPFENDKYYEVPTSSRWKFGIGYLGLALFLMAIMYVVHQHIGDVRL; this is encoded by the coding sequence TTGCAAGAAGAAGATAAAAAGGCTAATTCCAAATCCGGCTCATCCAAATGGTATCTAGGCAGTGCGGCGGCGCTGCTTCTTTTGAAAGGGAAGTCGTTGCTAGCTCTATTGAAATTTGGTAAATTCGGCGGTGCGCTGATATCTATGGCGACGACGATTGGCTTCTACGCGCTGCTGTACCCGTGGGGGTTTGCGGTTGGTTTTGTGCTGCTGCTGTTCGTGCATGAGCTGGGGCATGTATGGGCTGCCAAGCGGAAAGGGCTTCCCGTATCGGCACCGTTGTTTATTCCTTTTCTGGGTGCGCTGATTACGATGAAACGGCATCCCCTGGATGCGCAAACAGAGGCGTATGTGGCGATGGGCGGCCCGTTACTGGGAACGGTTGGGGCTATGGCGGTATATGCGGGAGCCTATGCAACGGACAGTCCGCTATTGTATGCACTGGCGTATGTCGGTTTTTTCCTGAATCTGCTCAATCTGCTGCCAATTCACCCGCTCGACGGTGGACGAATTTCCACGGCAGTAACGCGGTGGTTGTGGCTAGTCGGCTTGGTGGGTGGAATCGTCGTCATTGTGTATTTAAAATCTCTTCTATTTTTCCTGATATGGGCGCTCTTCGCCTACGATTTGTACAAAAAATATGTTAAACGCAATAAAGGAGAGGTCAAGGTCCTATCTTCATTGCAAAAGCCGCTGGTTAACGTACAGCATCTGTATGAGCAAGGATACCCGCTACCCGGACCGGAGCATACCCGTAGACTATCCTTTAATACCTACTCGGATCTGGAAGGACAGCAATATGTGACGGTGTATATGGAAAGTCTGGATGTGGAGCAGACGCTTTTGCTGCCACAGCAGTGTCTTGTCCAGGATGTACGGCTGAATGGTGTGGAGCATATCCCGACACCGGATGCGTACCAGCTTAAATTGCTGTGTGAGATTGACTACCTTCCGTTTGAAAATGATAAATATTACGAGGTACCCACGTCATCACGCTGGAAATTCGGGATCGGTTATTTGGGGCTGGCCTTGTTCTTAATGGCGATAATGTATGTGGTGCATCAGCATATTGGGGATGTAAGGCTGTGA
- a CDS encoding response regulator has translation MIRVLIVDDEPWNRDILKTFGAWERLGMSVVGEAEDGDEAFRLAGELSPQIVITDMRMPGADGVELLQALNHHFPDMKIIVVSGYDDFAYAKHAIRYKAVDYLLKPVNPVELNAVLLKCKDDLEAKEAEQQQQEAVELDYEFFHKLSRYKQLLRLYFNELNREGVQMTCKQVLQELESYGESSPHMLGRLVQELLSQLKELAASNGLDTPTAKAGFPLSQDMLSSADRALEFLSVCYVQELEQLIRQRKYKNKLNLEEVRRYMDSHFAEPITLEQLAKNFFVSKEYMSKVFKQEYGQNVTDYIVQRRMEKAREWLTDKQISIKAVAEMAGYEDVSYFYRVFKRHFGMAPGEMRKEQ, from the coding sequence ATGATCCGAGTATTAATCGTCGACGATGAGCCGTGGAACCGGGATATTCTAAAGACATTTGGCGCATGGGAAAGGCTTGGAATGTCGGTGGTTGGCGAAGCAGAGGATGGAGATGAGGCGTTCAGGCTCGCCGGGGAATTATCCCCGCAGATTGTGATTACCGACATGCGTATGCCAGGAGCGGACGGAGTGGAGCTGCTGCAAGCGCTGAATCACCATTTTCCCGATATGAAAATTATTGTCGTGAGCGGCTATGACGACTTCGCGTATGCCAAACATGCCATTCGGTACAAGGCCGTCGATTACTTGCTGAAGCCCGTCAATCCCGTCGAGCTGAATGCGGTGCTGCTTAAATGCAAAGACGATCTGGAGGCCAAGGAAGCGGAACAGCAGCAGCAGGAGGCGGTGGAGCTGGACTATGAGTTCTTCCACAAGCTGTCCCGGTATAAGCAACTGCTGCGGCTTTATTTTAATGAGCTGAACCGGGAAGGCGTACAAATGACATGTAAGCAGGTTTTGCAGGAACTGGAGAGCTACGGGGAATCCAGTCCACATATGCTGGGCAGGCTGGTGCAGGAGCTTCTTTCCCAGCTTAAAGAGCTGGCAGCGTCCAACGGGCTGGATACGCCCACTGCCAAGGCTGGATTTCCGCTTTCGCAGGACATGCTATCCTCTGCGGATCGTGCGCTGGAGTTCCTGTCGGTATGTTATGTGCAGGAGCTGGAGCAACTCATTCGGCAGCGGAAGTATAAGAACAAGCTGAATCTGGAGGAGGTTCGGCGCTATATGGACAGCCACTTTGCAGAGCCGATTACACTGGAGCAACTGGCGAAAAACTTTTTTGTCAGCAAGGAGTATATGAGCAAGGTATTCAAGCAGGAGTATGGTCAAAATGTAACGGACTATATCGTGCAGCGGAGAATGGAAAAAGCGCGCGAGTGGCTGACAGATAAACAGATTTCGATTAAAGCGGTGGCGGAGATGGCGGGATATGAGGACGTATCGTATTTCTATCGGGTGTTTAAAAGGCATTTTGGCATGGCGCCCGGTGAAATGAGGAAGGAGCAATGA
- a CDS encoding AraC family transcriptional regulator: protein MILNPGVDPALFENCHWLPNIDWNVKFFGAHIHRVKTNWCMPEESHIGFEIVLILEGRQETIMENNVYSVGVGDILIIPPGFKHVSQCASPDGMYYFSSHFNIDDPLFRQEMIKSNQLFFPAGTETNMKLQKVVHSWIGMMQENGKYTTADRFRMQIALFELFGIFSQMISTGMEPTLSPSSVQYAKAIMEAIQSRFKPYRDDESAEPTFRIEDVAASLGISPGYAQEVFRKVYGYSPRHYLSETKLHEAKVLIQQPNLPLNKIASLLGYSSLAHFSRQFKRWTGTSPLKYRQTLSPVTEQD, encoded by the coding sequence ATGATATTGAATCCTGGAGTGGATCCAGCTCTGTTCGAAAATTGCCATTGGCTTCCTAATATTGACTGGAATGTAAAATTTTTCGGCGCACATATTCACCGGGTAAAAACAAACTGGTGTATGCCAGAAGAGTCGCATATCGGTTTTGAAATTGTACTGATTTTGGAGGGTCGTCAGGAGACGATTATGGAAAACAATGTGTATTCGGTTGGGGTCGGGGATATTCTGATCATTCCACCGGGATTCAAGCATGTGAGTCAATGTGCTTCCCCAGACGGGATGTATTATTTCAGCTCCCATTTTAATATAGACGATCCGTTATTCCGTCAGGAGATGATTAAGAGCAATCAGCTTTTTTTCCCGGCCGGTACTGAAACGAACATGAAGCTGCAAAAGGTCGTGCACAGTTGGATTGGCATGATGCAGGAGAACGGAAAATATACGACAGCGGATCGTTTTCGCATGCAAATTGCCTTGTTTGAGCTGTTCGGAATATTCTCGCAAATGATATCTACCGGGATGGAGCCTACGCTTTCGCCCTCATCCGTTCAGTATGCCAAGGCCATTATGGAGGCCATTCAATCCAGATTCAAGCCTTATCGGGATGATGAATCTGCCGAGCCGACGTTCCGCATTGAGGATGTGGCAGCCTCCCTCGGGATCAGTCCCGGATACGCACAGGAGGTATTCCGCAAGGTATACGGCTATTCGCCGCGTCATTACCTGTCGGAGACGAAGTTGCACGAGGCGAAAGTGCTAATCCAGCAGCCCAATCTGCCGCTGAACAAGATAGCCTCCCTGCTCGGATACTCCAGCTTGGCTCATTTCAGCAGACAGTTCAAGCGCTGGACCGGCACCAGTCCGCTCAAATACCGCCAAACGCTGAGTCCGGTTACTGAGCAGGATTAA